The Leptospira mtsangambouensis DNA window CAGAAGATTACGAAACAGCTGCAAAGATCAGAGACCAAATCAAAAAGCTCATCGAAAATAGTTGACCTTTCGTTCTTCACTTAACTATGTCACATAGAAAATCCGTACATTAGAATTTTTTAATTGTAATCCCATATCGATTTTCCTAAACTTAGATTCCAAAAATAGGTGCGTTTGCCCTTCTATAGGAAAGTTGTATGGAAAAATTGGTTATGGATGTTGTCAATGCTGGAATTGCTCTGTTTCGCTCCGGAGAAGAAAAGTTAAAAACAGCAGTTGTTGATTTAGAAAAAGTTTATAATGATCTAAAGTCGAAAGGGGAATTGGATAAATCCGCTGAGTCCCAAAAGATACGTGACCTTTTAAGCAAAACGATTTCTGATGCACAAGGTGCCATTGGAAAAACAAACGCAAGTTATGACGAAGTTCTCGCAAAACTTCAGGCTAATTACCAATCAATTTATCAACAAATTGATACGGCAATCCCTCCTCAAGTGAAAGAGAAGTTAAAACAAACGTTAGATGAATTAAAAGTCCTAATTGAAAAAGCAAAATCGAAATAAGAAATTTCAATTTTGTCCTGGAAATTTAAGAAAAAAGCCACAGAGTTTTCTGTGGCTTTTTTTATTTGTTTTTGGAGAGTAGCCTAGATGAGTACGTCCCCAAAACGAATCAAATTCATTCTTTTCCTGATTGTTTTTACGGACATGATGGGTTTTTCCCTCTTGTTTCCTTTGTTCCCCAAAACCTTAGAATTCTTCTTATTAAAAGGTGATGATGCTTTGTTCAGAATGTTCTATTCTGCGGC harbors:
- a CDS encoding phasin-related domain-containing protein, which encodes MEKLVMDVVNAGIALFRSGEEKLKTAVVDLEKVYNDLKSKGELDKSAESQKIRDLLSKTISDAQGAIGKTNASYDEVLAKLQANYQSIYQQIDTAIPPQVKEKLKQTLDELKVLIEKAKSK